One Micromonospora craniellae genomic region harbors:
- a CDS encoding choice-of-anchor M domain-containing protein, translating into MSRTWHRVRRPLVVGGGEGRRGSGRRRRLTRLAATTLALSMVALAVGPSVGTTGAQAAEGPAPEPREYVVVRGTHADAIATFLGNPDFNDGAFALESKYDTSEQTGIPITAENAWFVVDDGLKQNVPAGYEFIGEVGTSIWLAPEVRSGESLWPGFSTESVPNNAIDGNTTKLTLVDVDGPEGANFELWASSSNLGAPIDRLWSASDEDFKSWTLGRVHKHASWAFTKAGRYDLTVEAEVAIDGQKVTDTAVYTFFVGDDSLPAAQETQTSTARSDTTAAVLGEPVQFSASVLPRTAQGWVEFVDTTGGEETVLGHAEIDNGDASMTVSSLELGTRDVIARFVPEVVNYFTPSTASAPLRVTVTAEAGGDELGIYPNKQVYEPGDEIVLEVRGMPLQGRETIWWRMWTGNQPDGSYILICGYNNPCRGTTVSLGPASATLDGARVQVLAMAGFSFLDARVRTDIVLQVSDGTWTGEQITFDGLEDEYYSGDPANVTVDHRDLEDGESARWVRRAVRATDWSPVEVVQNDGVYSIPTTSGGFLDREYAYQILGADQNVIGQSAAIQPRVLARDVTIVDLAGVYRDGQPINARANVYPALEGVTYQWGVNTNPNPNNFGAIAGATDVTFGLDARLSWNRGTLKVRAFDPLNGAQIAQGQQELLVVEDNPANPLVVIGTLNTHGDHLHSTDPLRFRASAVPEPASNDRFQWYWKLPGEDEFAEMPRGNQANVDGYYGEQGLSNTQVYVVHRKENGEEIARSTTTSFIVYDHGSPPPQRVSVKGAAPAVSVGDEVTLTAEVTLDAAPQGYQGPATHFEGRQWFVKLPGQATAEPIEGATDGTYTFVASQDWDGAQITAAVVRGDGRVLYGPSQPVTVHVDDEAVPGDGGAAQTITAELDARDGALVISVDPDDRVLNLPTLELSADGKSWGTTGELRPVTVTDTRPGTPGWSASGQVGDFTSANASFDGAYLGWGPKVLNQAAGQGVNVGDVVAPGFPDGDGLSAARTLASADTGKGKGTARLGADLELRVPTDTPPGLYQAILTFTAI; encoded by the coding sequence ATGTCACGTACCTGGCACAGAGTTAGGCGCCCACTTGTGGTGGGGGGTGGCGAGGGTAGACGGGGTTCTGGCCGCCGCCGTCGCTTGACTCGTCTCGCAGCGACGACGCTGGCGTTGAGCATGGTGGCGCTGGCGGTTGGACCGTCGGTGGGGACCACCGGGGCGCAGGCTGCCGAGGGACCGGCCCCTGAGCCTCGCGAATACGTCGTGGTGAGGGGGACGCACGCCGACGCGATCGCGACCTTCCTCGGCAATCCGGACTTCAACGACGGCGCGTTCGCGCTGGAGTCGAAGTACGACACTTCCGAGCAGACCGGCATCCCGATCACGGCAGAGAACGCGTGGTTCGTGGTGGACGACGGTCTGAAGCAGAACGTTCCTGCGGGCTACGAGTTCATCGGCGAGGTGGGCACCAGTATCTGGCTCGCTCCCGAGGTCCGCTCGGGAGAATCGCTGTGGCCCGGCTTCTCGACCGAGTCGGTGCCCAACAACGCCATCGACGGCAACACCACAAAGCTCACGCTCGTGGACGTCGACGGGCCGGAGGGCGCTAACTTCGAGCTGTGGGCGTCGTCGAGCAACCTCGGTGCGCCGATCGACCGGCTCTGGTCCGCCAGCGACGAGGACTTCAAGTCCTGGACGCTGGGTCGGGTACACAAGCACGCCAGCTGGGCGTTCACCAAGGCCGGACGCTATGACCTGACCGTCGAGGCCGAGGTCGCCATCGACGGGCAGAAGGTGACCGACACGGCGGTGTACACCTTCTTCGTGGGTGACGACTCTCTGCCGGCCGCGCAGGAGACGCAGACGTCGACGGCCCGGTCCGACACGACTGCGGCCGTGCTCGGCGAGCCGGTGCAGTTCAGCGCGTCGGTGCTTCCGAGAACGGCCCAGGGGTGGGTCGAGTTCGTGGACACGACCGGCGGCGAGGAGACCGTACTCGGCCACGCCGAGATCGACAACGGGGACGCGTCGATGACGGTGTCGAGTCTCGAACTCGGCACCCGTGACGTGATCGCCCGCTTCGTGCCCGAGGTCGTCAACTACTTCACCCCGTCTACGGCTTCGGCGCCGCTGCGCGTCACCGTCACTGCCGAAGCGGGCGGCGACGAACTCGGCATCTACCCGAACAAGCAGGTCTACGAGCCCGGTGACGAGATCGTCCTCGAGGTACGCGGCATGCCGCTACAGGGGCGTGAAACGATCTGGTGGCGCATGTGGACCGGCAACCAGCCGGATGGCTCGTACATTCTGATCTGCGGTTACAACAACCCGTGCCGAGGGACCACGGTCAGTCTCGGCCCGGCCAGTGCCACCCTCGACGGCGCCCGTGTACAGGTACTCGCGATGGCCGGCTTCTCGTTCCTGGACGCGAGGGTCAGGACCGACATCGTGCTTCAGGTGTCGGACGGCACCTGGACGGGCGAGCAGATCACCTTCGATGGCCTTGAGGATGAGTACTACAGCGGCGATCCCGCCAACGTGACGGTCGATCATCGCGATCTCGAAGACGGGGAGTCCGCTCGCTGGGTGCGGCGTGCCGTGCGAGCCACGGACTGGAGCCCGGTCGAGGTGGTCCAGAACGACGGCGTCTACAGCATCCCGACCACCTCCGGCGGGTTCCTCGACCGTGAGTACGCCTACCAGATCCTCGGTGCCGACCAGAACGTCATCGGTCAGTCCGCCGCCATCCAGCCGCGGGTGCTCGCGCGCGACGTGACCATCGTCGATCTGGCCGGCGTCTACCGCGACGGCCAGCCGATCAACGCCAGAGCGAACGTCTACCCAGCACTCGAAGGCGTCACCTACCAGTGGGGAGTCAACACCAACCCCAACCCGAACAACTTCGGTGCCATCGCAGGTGCGACCGACGTGACGTTCGGCCTGGACGCGCGTCTGTCGTGGAACCGTGGCACCCTCAAGGTCCGGGCGTTCGACCCGCTCAACGGGGCGCAGATCGCCCAGGGCCAGCAGGAGTTGCTCGTCGTGGAGGACAACCCCGCGAACCCGCTCGTGGTGATCGGAACCCTCAACACCCACGGCGATCACCTCCACTCGACCGACCCCCTGAGGTTCCGGGCATCGGCTGTGCCGGAGCCGGCGAGCAACGACCGGTTCCAGTGGTACTGGAAGCTGCCCGGTGAGGACGAGTTCGCCGAGATGCCCCGTGGGAACCAGGCGAACGTCGACGGCTACTACGGTGAACAGGGACTCAGCAACACCCAAGTCTACGTCGTGCACCGCAAGGAGAACGGCGAGGAGATCGCCCGGAGTACGACCACGAGTTTCATCGTCTACGATCACGGATCGCCTCCCCCGCAGCGAGTCTCCGTGAAGGGGGCTGCGCCTGCCGTCAGCGTCGGTGACGAAGTCACGCTGACCGCAGAGGTGACGCTGGACGCAGCGCCACAGGGATATCAGGGGCCCGCCACGCACTTCGAAGGCCGGCAGTGGTTCGTGAAGCTGCCAGGTCAGGCCACGGCCGAACCGATCGAGGGCGCGACGGACGGTACGTACACCTTCGTCGCCTCGCAGGATTGGGACGGCGCGCAGATCACTGCGGCGGTGGTCCGCGGCGACGGCAGGGTCCTGTACGGACCGTCGCAACCGGTCACCGTCCACGTCGATGACGAGGCCGTTCCCGGTGACGGGGGAGCCGCCCAGACGATCACCGCCGAGCTCGACGCCCGAGATGGCGCGTTGGTGATCTCGGTCGATCCTGACGACCGCGTCCTCAACCTGCCGACACTCGAACTCTCTGCCGACGGCAAGTCGTGGGGGACCACCGGTGAACTGCGTCCGGTCACGGTCACCGACACCCGTCCGGGGACTCCGGGCTGGAGCGCATCGGGCCAGGTCGGTGATTTCACGTCAGCCAACGCGAGCTTCGATGGCGCTTACCTGGGTTGGGGCCCGAAGGTGCTGAACCAGGCCGCTGGTCAGGGTGTGAACGTCGGAGATGTCGTGGCGCCGGGCTTCCCGGACGGCGATGGACTGTCGGCCGCACGCACGCTCGCATCTGCCGACACCGGTAAGGGGAAGGGAACCGCACGCCTCGGTGCCGACCTTGAGCTGCGCGTCCCGACGGACACGCCGCCAGGTCTCTACCAGGCGATCCTGACCTTCACCGCAATCTAG
- the mptB gene encoding polyprenol phosphomannose-dependent alpha 1,6 mannosyltransferase MptB: MPHHLVRWTGLAGSIMLAVAAFLGGALPGGDLRPTPVRIWQGPDGPLIIALWLFGTAAMAAAWWTLRDRVPSVRWALVTAGLWIVPFLFTPPLGSRDAYAYACQGASFANGISPYEYGVSTLPCPWLDTMSFIWRDTPAPYGPLFVVLSGAIVAATGSLIASIALFRVLAVAGVLLTAVSLPVLARHCGVPVGRALWLALAGPLVGVHLISGVHNDALMIGLMVAGLAIVVSRPTRPWPLLAGGVVLGMAAGIKVTALVVVPFAALLAIGGGFSLRGLLRHGTPVVGGAVATLVGVTLGAGLNLGWITGLSHGNEVVAWTSPPTAVGQTVGYLLLPFGLHVDALPVTRGIGMVVLAALLVWLWFRARHREPLWHAALALTATVALAPLFHPWYWFWPLALLAATAHRTWWFSAVTVFAAFQVMADGTGLPRYTKTVGAPLMTLFVIWVAVRLIRSARAARRPVPVD; the protein is encoded by the coding sequence GTGCCCCATCACCTCGTGCGCTGGACCGGACTGGCCGGATCGATCATGCTTGCCGTGGCGGCCTTCCTCGGGGGCGCCCTGCCCGGCGGCGATCTCCGGCCCACTCCGGTGCGGATCTGGCAGGGGCCGGACGGGCCGCTGATCATCGCGTTGTGGCTGTTCGGTACGGCCGCCATGGCGGCCGCCTGGTGGACGCTGCGGGACCGGGTGCCGTCGGTCCGCTGGGCGCTGGTCACCGCCGGGCTGTGGATCGTGCCGTTCCTGTTCACGCCGCCGCTGGGCAGCCGGGACGCCTACGCGTACGCCTGTCAGGGGGCGAGCTTCGCCAACGGCATCAGCCCGTACGAGTACGGCGTCTCCACGTTGCCGTGTCCGTGGCTGGACACCATGTCCTTCATCTGGCGGGACACCCCGGCACCCTACGGGCCGCTGTTCGTGGTGCTCTCCGGCGCGATCGTCGCCGCGACCGGCTCGCTGATCGCCAGCATCGCGCTGTTCCGGGTACTCGCGGTGGCCGGTGTGCTGTTGACGGCGGTCAGCCTGCCGGTGCTGGCCCGCCACTGCGGGGTGCCGGTCGGCCGGGCGCTCTGGCTGGCGCTGGCCGGGCCGCTGGTGGGCGTACACCTGATCTCCGGGGTGCACAACGACGCGTTGATGATCGGGTTGATGGTGGCCGGTCTGGCGATCGTGGTCAGCCGGCCCACCCGGCCGTGGCCGCTGCTGGCCGGCGGGGTCGTGCTCGGCATGGCCGCCGGGATCAAGGTGACCGCGCTGGTGGTGGTCCCGTTCGCGGCGCTGCTCGCGATCGGCGGTGGGTTCTCGCTGCGGGGGCTGCTGCGCCACGGCACCCCGGTGGTGGGCGGCGCGGTGGCGACCCTGGTCGGGGTGACCCTCGGCGCCGGGCTGAACCTCGGCTGGATCACCGGCCTGTCGCACGGCAACGAGGTGGTCGCCTGGACCTCGCCGCCGACCGCCGTCGGGCAGACCGTCGGATACCTGCTGCTGCCGTTCGGCCTGCACGTCGACGCGCTGCCGGTGACCCGGGGGATCGGCATGGTCGTGCTGGCGGCGCTGCTGGTGTGGCTGTGGTTCCGGGCACGTCACCGGGAGCCGCTCTGGCACGCCGCGCTGGCGCTGACCGCCACGGTCGCGCTGGCCCCGCTGTTCCACCCCTGGTACTGGTTCTGGCCGCTGGCGCTGCTCGCCGCCACCGCCCACCGCACCTGGTGGTTCAGCGCGGTGACGGTGTTCGCCGCGTTCCAGGTGATGGCCGACGGCACCGGCCTGCCCCGATACACCAAGACGGTCGGGGCGCCGCTGATGACGCTGTTCGTGATCTGGGTGGCGGTCCGCTTGATACGGTCGGCTCGGGCGGCCCGCCGCCCGGTTCCCGTCGACTGA
- the glnA gene encoding type I glutamate--ammonia ligase, translating to MFANPEELLRYLKNEDVKFVDVRFCDLPGVMQHFNLPVESVDDNFFTDGLAFDGSSIRGFQAIHESDMLLLPDVATAFIDPFRAQKTLALNFFIHDPFTREAYSRDPRNVAKKAEAYLAASGIADTAYFGPEAEFYIFDSIRHETSAHQAYYYIDSIEGAWNTGREEPGGNRGYKTPYKGGYFPVPPVDHYADLRDQIVRQLIDTGFTVERSHHEVGTAGQAEINYKFSTLLHAGDQLQLFKYIVKNTAWAAGKTATFMPKPLFGDNGSGMHTHQSLWRGGEPLFYDETGYAGLSDTARWYIGGLLHHAPSLLAFTNPTVNSYRRLVPGYEAPVNLVYSQRNRSACTRIPVTGSNPKAKRVEFRVPDPSANVYLAFSAMLMAGLDGIKNKTEPPAPIDKDLYDLPPEEWGDVKQVPGSLPAVLDSLEADHDYLLDGGVFTPDLISTWIDWKRSNEVDPVRLRPTPHEFAMYFDC from the coding sequence GTGTTCGCCAATCCCGAGGAACTCCTGCGTTACCTCAAGAACGAGGACGTGAAGTTCGTCGACGTACGCTTTTGTGACCTGCCCGGCGTGATGCAGCACTTCAATCTGCCGGTGGAGTCCGTCGACGACAACTTCTTCACTGATGGTCTCGCGTTCGACGGGTCGTCGATCCGGGGCTTCCAGGCGATCCACGAGTCGGACATGCTCCTGCTCCCGGACGTCGCCACCGCCTTCATCGACCCGTTCCGGGCACAGAAGACCCTTGCGTTGAACTTCTTCATCCACGACCCGTTCACCCGCGAGGCCTACTCCCGCGACCCCCGCAACGTCGCCAAGAAGGCCGAGGCCTACCTGGCTGCGTCGGGGATCGCCGACACCGCCTACTTCGGCCCCGAAGCCGAGTTCTACATCTTCGACTCGATCCGCCACGAAACCTCCGCCCACCAGGCGTACTACTACATCGACTCGATCGAGGGCGCCTGGAACACCGGCCGTGAGGAGCCCGGCGGCAACCGTGGCTACAAGACCCCCTACAAGGGCGGCTACTTCCCGGTGCCGCCGGTCGACCACTACGCCGACCTGCGGGACCAGATCGTCCGCCAGCTGATCGACACCGGCTTCACGGTGGAGCGGTCGCACCACGAGGTCGGCACCGCCGGCCAGGCGGAGATCAACTACAAGTTCTCCACCCTCCTGCACGCCGGTGACCAGCTGCAGCTGTTCAAGTACATCGTGAAGAACACCGCCTGGGCCGCCGGCAAGACCGCCACGTTCATGCCCAAGCCCCTCTTCGGCGACAACGGCTCCGGTATGCACACCCACCAGAGCCTCTGGCGCGGCGGCGAACCGCTGTTCTACGACGAGACCGGCTACGCCGGCCTGTCCGACACCGCCCGCTGGTACATCGGCGGCCTCCTGCACCACGCTCCGTCCCTACTGGCGTTCACCAACCCCACGGTGAACTCCTACCGCCGGCTGGTGCCCGGCTACGAGGCACCGGTGAACCTGGTCTACTCCCAGCGCAACCGCTCCGCCTGCACCCGCATCCCGGTCACCGGCAGCAACCCGAAGGCCAAGCGCGTCGAGTTCCGGGTGCCGGACCCGTCGGCGAACGTGTACCTCGCCTTCTCCGCCATGCTCATGGCCGGTCTGGACGGCATCAAGAACAAGACCGAGCCGCCGGCGCCGATCGACAAGGACCTCTACGACCTCCCGCCGGAGGAGTGGGGTGACGTCAAGCAGGTCCCCGGCTCCCTACCCGCCGTTCTCGACTCGCTCGAGGCCGACCACGACTACCTGCTCGACGGCGGCGTCTTCACCCCCGACCTGATCTCGACCTGGATCGACTGGAAGCGGAGCAACGAGGTCGACCCGGTCCGCCTGCGTCCGACCCCGCACGAATTCGCCATGTACTTCGACTGCTGA
- the lipA gene encoding lipoyl synthase produces MTIEHSAPTTGQAARTATPAPEGRRLLRIEARNAETPIERKPPWIKVKAKMGPEYTQLRGLVSREGLHTVCQEAGCPNIYECWEDREATFLIGGDQCTRRCDFCQIDTGKPAEFDADEPRRVAESVVSMGLRYATITGVARDDLPDGGAWLYAETVRQIHTLQQGCGVELLIPDFNAVPEQLAEVFGARPEVLAHNVETVPRIFKRIRPAFRYERSLDVISQARAAGLVTKSNLILGLGEERAEISQALRDLHSAGCELITITQYLRPSPRHHPVERWVKPEEFVELSQEAEEIGFAGVMSGPLVRSSYRAGRLYQQALAARESVAVAS; encoded by the coding sequence GTGACGATCGAGCACTCCGCGCCGACGACCGGCCAGGCCGCGCGTACCGCGACGCCCGCCCCCGAGGGGCGGCGACTGCTGCGGATCGAGGCACGTAACGCCGAGACGCCGATCGAGCGCAAACCACCGTGGATCAAGGTCAAGGCCAAGATGGGCCCGGAGTACACCCAGTTGCGCGGGCTGGTCTCGCGCGAGGGGCTGCACACCGTGTGCCAGGAGGCCGGCTGCCCCAACATCTACGAATGCTGGGAGGACCGCGAGGCCACCTTCCTCATCGGCGGTGACCAGTGCACCCGCCGTTGCGACTTCTGCCAGATCGACACCGGCAAGCCGGCCGAGTTCGACGCCGACGAGCCGCGCCGGGTCGCCGAGTCGGTGGTCTCGATGGGCCTGCGGTACGCGACCATCACCGGCGTCGCCCGCGACGACCTGCCCGACGGCGGCGCCTGGCTGTACGCGGAGACCGTCCGGCAGATCCACACCCTGCAACAGGGCTGCGGCGTCGAGCTGCTGATCCCCGACTTCAACGCGGTCCCCGAACAGCTCGCCGAGGTGTTCGGCGCTCGGCCCGAGGTGCTGGCGCACAACGTCGAGACGGTGCCACGGATCTTCAAGCGGATCCGGCCGGCGTTCCGCTACGAGCGCTCGCTGGACGTCATCAGCCAGGCCCGCGCCGCCGGCCTGGTCACCAAGAGCAACCTGATCCTGGGCCTGGGCGAGGAGCGCGCCGAGATCTCCCAGGCGCTGCGCGACCTGCACTCCGCCGGCTGCGAGCTGATCACCATCACGCAGTACCTTCGCCCCTCCCCCCGGCACCACCCGGTGGAGCGCTGGGTCAAGCCGGAGGAGTTCGTCGAGCTGAGCCAGGAGGCCGAGGAGATCGGCTTCGCCGGCGTGATGAGCGGCCCGCTGGTGCGCTCGTCCTACCGCGCCGGCCGCCTCTACCAACAGGCCCTGGCCGCCCGGGAAAGCGTCGCCGTCGCGAGCTGA
- a CDS encoding DUF4191 domain-containing protein — MAKPQEKVSFGQRLKQIGLVFRFTAKQDKWFAPLAAGAVLIPLALTVVAVMIWGWLWLPLGILFALLALLIVLNLRSNRAMMNAAEGQPGAAAQIMESMRGDWRVSPAVSSTTQMDMVHLVIGKPGVILLAEGNPQRVRGLLGQEKRRLAKVIGNAPLYDYVIGKDEGELPIRKLRMTLMRLPRNLSGKDVNSLDKRLKALTARPQMPKGAIPKNLRPPRGAFRQSRGR, encoded by the coding sequence ATGGCAAAGCCCCAGGAGAAGGTCTCGTTCGGCCAGCGGCTGAAGCAGATCGGGTTGGTGTTCCGGTTCACCGCCAAGCAGGACAAGTGGTTCGCGCCACTGGCGGCCGGCGCGGTGCTGATTCCGCTCGCGCTGACCGTGGTCGCGGTCATGATCTGGGGTTGGTTGTGGTTGCCGCTGGGCATCCTCTTCGCCCTGCTCGCCCTGCTGATCGTGCTCAACCTGCGGTCGAACCGGGCGATGATGAACGCCGCCGAGGGGCAGCCGGGTGCCGCTGCGCAGATCATGGAGAGCATGCGTGGTGACTGGCGGGTCTCCCCCGCGGTCAGCTCGACCACCCAGATGGACATGGTCCACCTGGTGATCGGCAAGCCGGGCGTGATCCTGTTGGCGGAGGGCAACCCGCAGCGGGTACGCGGGCTGCTCGGCCAGGAGAAGCGTCGACTGGCGAAGGTGATCGGCAACGCCCCACTGTACGACTACGTGATCGGCAAGGACGAGGGCGAGCTGCCGATCCGCAAGCTGCGGATGACGCTGATGCGGCTGCCGCGCAACCTCAGCGGCAAGGACGTCAACTCGCTGGACAAGCGCCTCAAGGCGCTCACCGCCCGGCCGCAGATGCCCAAGGGCGCCATCCCCAAGAACCTGCGCCCGCCGCGCGGTGCGTTCCGGCAGAGCCGGGGCCGCTGA
- a CDS encoding RDD family protein, with protein sequence MTTEPHRPPPPATDPTFVPADLGRRFGALVIDWVLCLLASGLFASPTGDPWAPVVVLIVMYGFFLGLFAQTPGMYLTRIRCVAWADGGRIGLVRALLRGVLLALVVPALVMDQHRRGLHDRASGAVVVPAVRAAR encoded by the coding sequence GTGACCACCGAGCCACACCGCCCGCCGCCGCCCGCCACCGACCCCACCTTCGTCCCAGCCGACCTGGGACGCCGGTTCGGGGCACTGGTCATCGACTGGGTGCTCTGCCTGCTCGCGTCGGGCCTGTTCGCCAGCCCCACCGGCGACCCCTGGGCGCCGGTCGTCGTGCTGATCGTGATGTACGGCTTCTTCCTCGGCCTGTTCGCGCAGACCCCCGGCATGTACCTGACCCGGATCCGCTGCGTCGCCTGGGCCGACGGCGGACGGATCGGCCTGGTCCGGGCCCTGCTGCGCGGCGTGCTGCTGGCGCTGGTCGTCCCGGCGCTGGTGATGGACCAGCACCGTCGGGGCCTGCACGACCGCGCCAGCGGCGCGGTCGTCGTCCCGGCCGTACGCGCCGCGCGCTGA
- the mptB gene encoding polyprenol phosphomannose-dependent alpha 1,6 mannosyltransferase MptB — MTETGVRPTSTRDRRVRYVGLLGAVALTISAYTGGALPDATTNRVWHSEGGPLTVLLWLLGTTAMVGAWWALRGGAPSTGWAARTAALWTVPLLFSAPLGSRDVYSYACQGWVYADGGDPYATGVAEAGCPWLDAVAPVWRDTAAPYGPFFVLLAALAVVLGGGLAGTLVLLRILALAGLLLAALCLPGLARAAGVPPARATGLLLACPLVGVHLVSGAHNDAVMLGLLLLGLLLLVRRPDRSVGPLPGAAGSSVVGAGPGAAGLPVVGVLLVAGVLLGLAVSVKATAVVVLPFAALAAVRGRYTVSALLRDGGTLAAGVLGALLVSSLVSGLGLGWIGGLGSSGDSVQWTSPPTAVGMIVDYLGGPVGLPPVGVPVARVVALVLLAVLLVLLWWHTWSALRRSGDTALSGLPGAGALGVGSSSVGLPAEAGAGAIGVGEGRHRVVLLGAGLALAFTVVLAPVFHPWYATWPLAVLAVAATRTTWFVVPSALASFLALPDGTNLARLVKAPGAVAMTLLVVVLAVRFLPRLRRARQSR; from the coding sequence GTGACCGAGACCGGCGTCCGACCCACTTCCACCCGGGACCGCCGCGTACGGTACGTCGGCCTGCTGGGGGCGGTGGCCCTCACCATCTCCGCCTACACCGGTGGTGCCCTGCCCGACGCCACCACCAACCGGGTCTGGCACTCCGAGGGCGGGCCGCTGACCGTGCTGCTGTGGCTGCTCGGCACCACCGCCATGGTGGGTGCCTGGTGGGCGTTGCGCGGTGGCGCCCCGTCGACCGGGTGGGCGGCGCGCACCGCCGCCCTGTGGACGGTGCCGCTGCTGTTCAGCGCACCGCTGGGCAGCCGGGACGTCTACTCGTACGCCTGCCAGGGCTGGGTGTACGCCGACGGCGGCGACCCGTACGCCACCGGTGTGGCCGAGGCCGGCTGTCCGTGGCTGGACGCGGTCGCCCCGGTGTGGCGGGACACCGCCGCACCGTACGGCCCGTTCTTCGTGCTCCTCGCCGCGCTCGCCGTGGTCCTCGGCGGCGGCCTGGCCGGCACACTGGTGTTGCTGCGGATACTGGCGTTGGCGGGGCTGCTGCTGGCCGCGCTCTGCCTGCCCGGCCTGGCGCGGGCGGCAGGGGTGCCGCCCGCGCGGGCGACCGGGCTGCTGCTCGCCTGCCCGCTGGTCGGGGTGCACCTGGTGTCCGGTGCGCACAACGACGCGGTGATGCTCGGTCTGCTCCTGCTCGGTCTGCTCCTACTCGTCCGACGCCCCGACCGGTCCGTCGGACCGCTGCCAGGCGCCGCAGGGTCGTCGGTGGTCGGGGCGGGGCCGGGTGCTGCTGGGTTGCCGGTGGTCGGAGTACTGCTGGTCGCCGGGGTGTTGCTCGGTCTGGCGGTCTCGGTGAAGGCGACCGCGGTGGTGGTGCTGCCGTTCGCGGCGCTGGCGGCGGTCCGTGGCCGGTACACGGTGTCGGCGTTGCTGCGCGACGGCGGCACGCTCGCCGCCGGTGTGCTGGGCGCGTTGCTGGTGTCCTCGCTGGTGTCCGGTCTCGGGCTGGGCTGGATCGGTGGGCTGGGCAGCAGCGGCGACTCCGTGCAGTGGACCTCACCGCCGACCGCCGTCGGCATGATCGTCGACTATCTCGGTGGACCGGTGGGTCTGCCGCCCGTCGGTGTGCCGGTGGCGCGGGTGGTGGCGCTGGTGCTGCTGGCCGTCCTGTTGGTGCTGCTCTGGTGGCACACCTGGTCGGCCCTGCGCCGCTCCGGTGACACCGCACTGTCCGGCCTGCCTGGCGCCGGCGCGCTCGGTGTCGGCTCGTCCAGTGTCGGCCTGCCCGCTGAGGCCGGTGCCGGTGCGATCGGTGTGGGGGAGGGCCGACACCGGGTGGTGTTGCTCGGTGCGGGGCTGGCGCTGGCCTTCACCGTCGTCCTCGCGCCGGTGTTCCACCCCTGGTACGCGACCTGGCCGCTGGCGGTGCTCGCGGTGGCAGCGACCCGGACCACCTGGTTCGTGGTGCCGAGCGCGCTGGCGTCCTTCCTCGCCCTGCCGGACGGTACCAACCTGGCCCGGTTGGTGAAGGCGCCTGGCGCGGTGGCGATGACCCTGCTGGTGGTCGTCCTGGCGGTCCGGTTCCTGCCCCGGTTGCGCCGGGCCCGCCAGTCGCGCTGA